The region CGCGCAGGGTTTCGGCGGCGGAGGCACAATGGACGTGAGCCAACTGCTTGGCGGACAGATTGCCACACTCGGCTTTGGCGGCATCGCCGGACTGACCGTGGGCTATGCGGCGAAAAAGGTAACCAAGATGGCCGCGCTGGCGCTCGGCCTCGCATTCATCCTGGTCCAGGTGCTGTCTTATCAGGGGCTGATCAGCGTCAACTGGGGCGCGGTGCAAGAGACCGCACACGGGGTCTGGAGCGATCCGCAGGGGGTAACGCTTGCCGACCGCGCCTGGGCCGTCATCAGCGCCAACCTGCCGTTCGGCGGCGGCTTCGTCGCCGGCTTCGCCCTCGGCTTCAAACTCGGCTAGGAGCGAGGCGTAGACAGGTAGCCGCCCCCCTTCGACCGTTTGCGCTGGCGTGATCTCAAGCCGGCGTTTGTTATGTTTCTCTCCGGGAGTATTGATCGTGTCCACGGCATTGCAGAACTTGATTACCCTGCTCGACCTCGAAGAACTCGAAGTGAACATCTTTCGCGGCCTGAGCCCTAAAGAGGATCGCCAGCGGGTTTTCGGCGGGCAGGTGGCGGGCCAGGCGCTGGTTGCCGCCGGGCGCACGGTCAGCGAGGGCTGGGTGCACTCGTTGCACGCCTACTTCTTGCGCCCGGGGGATCCCAAGATTCCGATTCTCTACGAGGTCGACCGCATTCGTGACGGCCGCTCGTTCGCCACTCGCCGCGTGGTCGCGATTCAGCACGGCCGCGCCATCTTCCATCTGTCGGCCTCGTTTCATCGGCACGAGCCGGGCTTGGATCACCAGGCGGCAATGCCCGAGGCACCGGCGCCGGAAGGTCTGCCGACACTGCGCGCGCGGATGGAGCCGTATCGCGAGCAGCTGGGCCCGTGGGTGGATCGCGAACGACCGATCGACATCCGGCTATGCGAGCCGGTCGATCGCCCGCCGGAGAGTTGGCGCAGCCCGCAGGCGCTGGTGTGGCTGCGCGCCGATGGCCTCCTGCCGGACGACCCCATGCTGCACGCCTGCGTTGTCACCTATGCCTCGGACATGACCTTGCTCGACACCACCCTGCGGCCGCACGGCCTGATGTGGGCGCCCGACCGCAAGATCATGATGGCCAGCCTCGATCACACGATGTGGTTTCACCGGCCCTTTCGCGCCGACCAGTGGCTGCTCTACGTCCAAGAAAGCCCGTCCGCCGCTGGCGCCCGCGGCCTGGCCACCGGCAACATCTTCAGCCACGACGGCCGCCTGGTGGTCACGGTGGTGCAAGAGGGACTGATCCGGCAGCTGGAGTAAGCCGCCGCTATTGGTAGGTTGACTCACGCGGAGACGCAGAGAAACAAAGCCGGCGTCGCTTCGTCCGTGCCCTTCTCCGCGTCTCCGCGTGAGCCGTACTGTCGTGTGCTCGGAGCCCTCTCACCGTGTCGTCGCTGCCTCTGTAATTCATCCTTCCTAGCGAAAGAACGCCAGGATGAGGAGCCCGACCGCGATGCGATAGTAGCCGAAGCCGGTGAAGTCATGGCGCTGGACGTAACCGATGAACGCCCGCACGACTATCAGGGCGGACACGAACGAGGCCACGAAGCCAACCGCAAGCGGTAAGGCGTCACTCGTAGATAAGAGATGTCGGGCCTTGAAGAGGCTGTACAGGCTCGCCGCACACAGGGTCGGGATCGAGAGGTAGAAGGAGAACTGCGTCGCTGCCGGCCGGTTCATGCCGGCGATCATGCCGCCGATGATGGTGGCCCCGGCGCGTGACACCCCGGGCAAGAGCGACAGCATCTGGGCCACGCCGATCCAGAAGGCGTGCACCCAGCTCATAGCCTCGAGCGTTTGCACCTCGAACGGCCAGGTTCGCCGCTCGATCCCGACGATCAGCAGGCCACCCGCTATCAGCGTGAGGGCGACGAAGACCGGGCTGAAGAGGTGGTCCTCGATCACGCGGTGCATTAGAAAGCCGGCACCGGCCGCCGGCAAGAAGGCCAGCAACACCTTGCCGATCAATGCCCGCGCCGCGCCATCGGCGGGCGCGCGCCGGGCCAGGCCGGTGAGATGTTCGAGGTAGAGCCACACCACCGCCAGGATCGCACCGAGCTGGATGAAGATCTCGAAGGTGGCGCGCGCCGGCTCGGGGTAGTCGACCAGGGCCGAAGCCACAATCAGGTGGCCGGTGGACGAAATCGGCAGGAATTCGGTGATGCCTTCGACGATGCCAAGAGCCAGGGCCTTGAGTACGATCATGCAACCTGCTTTCTGTGTCGGGGTTCGCGCCCGAGCGCATGTGCGCTGCGCGCGTACGTCATTTCAGGAGGGAAGACAAGGCGCATGCGCACGTTGAAAGCGGTTTCGTTCGATGTCGGCTGGACGCTGACCTATCCGATCGAGTCGATGTGGGAGATTTACGCCCGGTTGTGCACCGAAAGCGGCGTCCCGACCACCGCTGCGGACTGCGAGCAGCTGGTGCGCAGCCTGTGGAGCAGCGGCCAGGAGCAGGCCCACGAGCGCTTCCGCAACGGGGCGAGCTACAGCGATTCGGACGCCGAGTTCGCCGGCTTGTTCGTGCAGATGTCGCACATGATCTTCGGCCGCGCCGGGCTGGGCGAGCGTCTGGCCGAGCTGTCGCAGCGCTTCTTCGAGGCGTTTTGGAACGAAGGCACTTGGCAACTCTTCCCTGACACTATCGAGGTACTGCGGGAGCTGCGAGCGCGCGGGCTGCGGGTGGGGGTGTTATCGAACGCGCCGTCCAACTTACGCGACATGCTGGAGCATTTCGGCCTCCTCCCCCACCTCGACTTCGCCGTGATCTCGGCGATCGAAGGCGTCAAGAAGCCCGATCGGCGCATCTTCGAGCGCGTACTCGAACGCGCGGGCGTGGCCCCGCACGAAGTTCTGCACGTCGGCGACATGTTTCTCGAAGACGTCGCCGGTGCCGGCGCCGCCGGCATACACAGCTTGTTGATCGAGCGCGGCGAGCGCTCACTCTTCCCCAGCTTTCCCGAGTCGGCCGGCCGCAGCCTGCCGCCGGGCGCCGTCGTGCGCACCCTGCGCGACGTCGTCCGGGCGATCGACGAGCAAGGCTAGCCCCTCCCGTCTCGAGTCTCCCTTCTCACTCCTCACGGCGCGCAGACCAGGCTGAGTCTGTCGCTATCGCGCAGTGGGTACGGCGATGGAGAGTTTATGTACGACCTGCTCAGTGTCACCGGGCTCACGCGGCCCGCACCGGTCCAGCTGCCCCGTTGTCGCAACGGCACTCGGATGGCGAAGGGTGCCGAGCATAGGCCGGTGGTAGTATCTTCTACCGGTGGGCGCAGCCCGCTCGTCCCCGTGCTCCAGTCGCGCAAGTTCTGCAGCGCCGCTTTCAAGCTGGCGTTGTTGACCGCATCCAGAAATGGACTTGGCAGTATCACGCGCACGGCGTCGGCTACGCCAGCGGCGAGACAGGTGGGCAGATTGGGATCTGAGTTGTTCAGGCACACTACCACCTTGAACTCGCAGGCGTTGGCATCACTGCCGAAGTCACAGGTGGGGTCGTTGTTGCGGCAGGTCTGGGTGTAATTGGGCCGGCCGCGGCGATCTAGCGCCGGGGTGTTGTTGGGATTCACCACTGACCACTCGATGAGGCAGGCGCGCTTGTCGGTGAAGGCGCTTCCGACACCGTTGCCGGGGATCAGCTCGTAGCGGCAGTTGGCGGCGCAGCCGTCGTTGTTGGTGAGATTGCCGTCATCGCACTGCTCGCCGGTGTCGAGCGTACCGTCCCCGCAAGCCGACGGGAGGGGAAGAGCGAACAGCCAGACGCTAGCGGCTGATGTCAGCACTGTGATTTCCACATCGCCGTCACCCAATAGGCTCCGGTCCGATACACATGGGTCGGGCGATGCAACACCACTGGAACCGGTGCAGGTGGCCACGAGTACCCCATCTTTGAACACATCGATGCTGCTCGGATCGACGCCAGGTGGTAGCAGGGAGGCGTCGATTTGGAAGACGAGCACGAGCGGAGTGTCGGCTGTAGCGGGCGGCGCAGTCACCGTGACCTGATGGCCGACCAACTCGTAGCCGCTTGGCGGTCCGCCAGCGGCGGGAGCCTCGTCGATCGACACTGTCCCTCCGTCCGGAGTCGTCACGCTGGTCTCTATGGGGTCCAGCGGGGTGGCACCATCGCCTTCGCTGTCCGTCGACACGGTTCCACCGGCCGGAACAGTCCCCCCGGTGTTTTCGGGACTGATGGTGCAGCTCGCCTCGCAGCCGTCGCCGTTCACGAAGTTGCCGTCGTCGCACTGCTCGCCGCCTTCCTGAATTCCATTGCCGCAGACCGGGACGGGCGTCCGCGTGGGTGTCGTGGTGATTGTTGGAATCAGCGACGGCGTCGCCGTCGCCGTGCAGATGTCGCCGGCGCAGCCCGACTGCGGATCACACGTCTGACAGGGCGGACAGACCACATCGGTCTGCTTCACGCACTGGCCCAGTCCGTCGCAGTGGTCGACGGTGCACAGATCGCCGTCGGCCTCGCACGTGGTGCTCAGCGGCTCGAACTGGCAGGTGGCGGAGCAGCAGTCGCCGGGGGTGGTGTTGCCGTCGTCGCACTGCTCGCCGGCTTCGACAACACCGTTGCCGCACTGCGGGGGCGCTGTGGGAGTGCTGGTTGGGGTGGCCGTCGGCGTCGACGTCAGTGTCTGCGTCGGCGCGTTCGTCGGTGTCATCGTCGGCGTGTCCGTCGGCGTGGCGGTGGGTGTCTCAATTGGAGTATCCATCGGCGTTGCGCTGGACGTTGGAGTCGGCGTGGCAGTGGGAGTCGATGTTGCCGTGTCAGTGGGCGTACCAGTGGGCGTGACGCTGGGTGTTGCGGTCGGCGTACGCGTCGGGGTGTCAGTCGGTGTGGTGGTCGGCGTTGGCGTATCGGTCGGCGTGGAGGTCCCTGTCGCGGTCGGTGTCGTAGTTGCCGTGCTTGTCGGGGTGATGGTGGCCGTGTTGGTTATCGTCGGCGTGCTTGTCGGCGTATCGGTCGGCGTGAACGTCCCTGTCGCGGTCGGTGTCATCGTCGGTGTGTTGGTTGGGGTGATGGTGGGTGTGTTGGTTGGTGTCGGCGTGCCGGGCGAGTTGAACTCGTAGGCGCCAATGGAGCAGTTCGTGGCACCAATACCTGGTCTGACAAAGCCACGCTGATCAAGGTTGCTCACAGGGGCAGCCGCACAAAGGACATTGTCTCCGGCATCGATGGCGGCACTGCCAGACTGGAGCGCGATCGTCTGGGTAGGGCCGCCATTGTCGGCAAGAGCGGATAGCATGGGATCGCCAAAGCTGCCGACGCAACTCGTGTCCGTGCTGGGCCAGCGCAGGTTGTGGCCCATGTCTACAACACTGCAGCAATTTTGGCCGCCG is a window of Deltaproteobacteria bacterium DNA encoding:
- a CDS encoding FUN14 domain-containing protein translates to MDVSQLLGGQIATLGFGGIAGLTVGYAAKKVTKMAALALGLAFILVQVLSYQGLISVNWGAVQETAHGVWSDPQGVTLADRAWAVISANLPFGGGFVAGFALGFKLG
- the tesB gene encoding acyl-CoA thioesterase II produces the protein MSTALQNLITLLDLEELEVNIFRGLSPKEDRQRVFGGQVAGQALVAAGRTVSEGWVHSLHAYFLRPGDPKIPILYEVDRIRDGRSFATRRVVAIQHGRAIFHLSASFHRHEPGLDHQAAMPEAPAPEGLPTLRARMEPYREQLGPWVDRERPIDIRLCEPVDRPPESWRSPQALVWLRADGLLPDDPMLHACVVTYASDMTLLDTTLRPHGLMWAPDRKIMMASLDHTMWFHRPFRADQWLLYVQESPSAAGARGLATGNIFSHDGRLVVTVVQEGLIRQLE
- a CDS encoding undecaprenyl-diphosphate phosphatase, encoding MIVLKALALGIVEGITEFLPISSTGHLIVASALVDYPEPARATFEIFIQLGAILAVVWLYLEHLTGLARRAPADGAARALIGKVLLAFLPAAGAGFLMHRVIEDHLFSPVFVALTLIAGGLLIVGIERRTWPFEVQTLEAMSWVHAFWIGVAQMLSLLPGVSRAGATIIGGMIAGMNRPAATQFSFYLSIPTLCAASLYSLFKARHLLSTSDALPLAVGFVASFVSALIVVRAFIGYVQRHDFTGFGYYRIAVGLLILAFFR
- a CDS encoding HAD-IA family hydrolase, yielding MRTLKAVSFDVGWTLTYPIESMWEIYARLCTESGVPTTAADCEQLVRSLWSSGQEQAHERFRNGASYSDSDAEFAGLFVQMSHMIFGRAGLGERLAELSQRFFEAFWNEGTWQLFPDTIEVLRELRARGLRVGVLSNAPSNLRDMLEHFGLLPHLDFAVISAIEGVKKPDRRIFERVLERAGVAPHEVLHVGDMFLEDVAGAGAAGIHSLLIERGERSLFPSFPESAGRSLPPGAVVRTLRDVVRAIDEQG
- a CDS encoding DUF4215 domain-containing protein: MDTPIETPTATPTDTPTMTPTNAPTQTLTSTPTATPTSTPTAPPQCGNGVVEAGEQCDDGNTTPGDCCSATCQFEPLSTTCEADGDLCTVDHCDGLGQCVKQTDVVCPPCQTCDPQSGCAGDICTATATPSLIPTITTTPTRTPVPVCGNGIQEGGEQCDDGNFVNGDGCEASCTISPENTGGTVPAGGTVSTDSEGDGATPLDPIETSVTTPDGGTVSIDEAPAAGGPPSGYELVGHQVTVTAPPATADTPLVLVFQIDASLLPPGVDPSSIDVFKDGVLVATCTGSSGVASPDPCVSDRSLLGDGDVEITVLTSAASVWLFALPLPSACGDGTLDTGEQCDDGNLTNNDGCAANCRYELIPGNGVGSAFTDKRACLIEWSVVNPNNTPALDRRGRPNYTQTCRNNDPTCDFGSDANACEFKVVVCLNNSDPNLPTCLAAGVADAVRVILPSPFLDAVNNASLKAALQNLRDWSTGTSGLRPPVEDTTTGLCSAPFAIRVPLRQRGSWTGAGRVSPVTLSRSYINSPSPYPLRDSDRLSLVCAP